One window of the Streptomyces sp. ITFR-21 genome contains the following:
- a CDS encoding YggT family protein yields MDIALQVLWIALACFFAVLLFRLVMDYVFQFARSWHPGKAMVVVLEGTYTVTDPPLKLLRRFIPPLRLGGVALDLSFLVLMIIVLILLDVLKGLQG; encoded by the coding sequence ATGGACATCGCACTCCAAGTGCTGTGGATCGCGCTTGCGTGCTTCTTCGCTGTCCTGCTTTTCCGATTGGTGATGGATTATGTCTTCCAGTTCGCTCGTTCGTGGCACCCTGGCAAGGCCATGGTGGTCGTCCTGGAGGGCACCTACACTGTCACTGATCCGCCGCTCAAGCTCCTGCGGCGGTTCATCCCGCCGTTGCGTCTCGGGGGCGTCGCGCTCGACTTGTCCTTCCTGGTACTGATGATCATCGTGCTCATCCTGCTCGACGTATTGAAGGGCTTGCAAGGATGA
- a CDS encoding cell division protein SepF, with translation MAGAMRKMAVYLGLVEDDGYDGPGFDPDDEFEPEMAPPPGGRTAPEPERLPRRQHVPAPVQHQPPQEEPPRLVHAPAPREPRIAPVASITPERHSLEKNAPVIMPKVVSEREPYRITTLHPRTYNEARTIGEHFREGTPVIMNLTEMDDTDAKRLVDFAAGLVFGLHGSIERVTQKVFLLSPANVDVTAEDKARIAEGGFFNQS, from the coding sequence ATGGCCGGCGCGATGCGCAAGATGGCGGTCTACCTCGGCCTCGTGGAGGACGACGGATACGACGGACCGGGCTTCGACCCGGACGACGAGTTCGAACCCGAGATGGCACCGCCGCCCGGCGGCCGAACCGCCCCCGAACCGGAGCGGCTGCCCCGGCGCCAGCACGTCCCGGCGCCGGTCCAGCACCAGCCGCCGCAGGAGGAGCCGCCGCGGCTCGTCCACGCGCCGGCCCCCCGCGAACCGCGGATCGCCCCAGTGGCATCCATCACACCCGAACGTCACAGCCTGGAGAAGAACGCACCGGTGATCATGCCCAAGGTCGTGTCAGAACGCGAGCCGTACCGGATCACGACACTTCACCCCCGGACCTACAACGAAGCCCGTACTATCGGGGAACACTTCCGTGAGGGCACGCCGGTGATCATGAACTTGACGGAGATGGACGACACGGACGCGAAGCGACTTGTCGACTTCGCCGCCGGTCTGGTCTTCGGCCTGCACGGGAGCATCGAGCGGGTGACGCAGAAGGTCTTTCTGCTCTCGCCTGCTAACGTCGACGTCACGGCGGAGGACAAAGCCCGGATCGCCGAGGGCGGGTTCTTCAACCAGAGCTGA
- a CDS encoding YggS family pyridoxal phosphate-dependent enzyme translates to MNDGRQAQLAGNLARVRERIAIACAAAGRDPAEVTLIAVTKTYPADDVRLLAGLGVRQVAENRDQEAAAKADACADLPLSWHFVGQLQTNKVRSVVRYADHVHSVDRLRLVGALSGAATAADRELGCLIQVALDAGSGERGERGGVAPTEVGALADAIASADGLRLDGVMTVAPLAGPYAGQPRAAFDRLTEISSRLREAHPAANMVSAGMSQDLEQAVAAGATHVRVGTAVLGVRPRLR, encoded by the coding sequence GTGAACGACGGCAGACAGGCCCAACTCGCCGGGAACCTGGCCCGGGTCCGGGAGCGCATCGCCATCGCGTGCGCCGCCGCCGGGCGCGACCCGGCGGAGGTGACCCTCATCGCGGTCACCAAGACCTACCCGGCCGACGACGTACGGCTGCTGGCCGGACTCGGGGTGCGGCAGGTGGCGGAGAACCGCGACCAGGAGGCCGCGGCCAAGGCCGACGCGTGCGCCGATCTCCCGCTGAGCTGGCATTTCGTCGGCCAGTTGCAGACCAACAAGGTCCGCAGCGTGGTCCGTTACGCTGACCACGTGCACTCCGTCGACCGGCTCCGGCTGGTCGGCGCGCTCTCCGGCGCGGCCACCGCCGCCGACCGCGAACTCGGCTGCCTCATCCAGGTCGCCCTGGACGCGGGGTCCGGGGAGCGGGGGGAGCGCGGCGGGGTGGCGCCCACCGAGGTCGGGGCGCTCGCCGACGCGATCGCCTCGGCGGACGGACTGCGGCTCGACGGCGTGATGACCGTCGCACCGCTGGCCGGTCCGTACGCGGGCCAACCCCGGGCAGCCTTCGATCGGTTGACGGAAATCTCATCCCGCCTGCGCGAGGCTCATCCGGCTGCGAACATGGTCTCGGCAGGGATGAGCCAGGACCTCGAACAGGCGGTGGCCGCCGGAGCGACACATGTACGCGTCGGTACGGCGGTGCTCGGAGTCCGTCCGCGGCTCCGGTAA
- the pgeF gene encoding peptidoglycan editing factor PgeF has protein sequence MIGHRTAADGAHFAFTDRWGGVSAVPYDGLNLGGAVGDDPAAVRANRTRVAEALGRDPDRVVWMNQVHGRDVAVVDAPWGDGPVPTVDALVTSRPDLTLAVLTADCVPVLLADPVAGIAAAAHAGRPGLVAGVVPAAVRAMAEQGADPGRVIAALGPSVCGKCYEVPAALREQVAAVVPEAYAETSRGTPAVDVSAGVRAQLARCGVRVTEAPDVCTRESADHFSYRREHTTGRLAGYVWLDGPR, from the coding sequence GTGATAGGGCATCGCACAGCAGCGGACGGCGCGCATTTCGCCTTCACCGACAGGTGGGGCGGGGTGAGCGCCGTTCCCTATGACGGTCTCAACCTCGGCGGCGCGGTCGGCGACGACCCCGCCGCCGTGCGCGCCAACCGGACCCGGGTGGCCGAGGCGCTCGGCCGCGACCCCGACCGGGTGGTGTGGATGAACCAGGTGCACGGCCGGGACGTCGCCGTGGTCGACGCCCCCTGGGGCGACGGCCCGGTGCCGACGGTCGACGCGCTGGTCACCTCCCGGCCCGACCTCACCCTCGCGGTGCTCACCGCCGACTGTGTACCGGTGCTGCTCGCCGACCCCGTCGCCGGGATCGCCGCCGCCGCGCACGCCGGCCGGCCGGGACTGGTCGCCGGGGTGGTGCCCGCCGCGGTGCGGGCCATGGCCGAACAGGGCGCCGACCCCGGTCGGGTCATCGCCGCGCTCGGACCCTCGGTCTGCGGAAAGTGCTACGAAGTGCCCGCCGCGCTGCGGGAACAGGTCGCCGCCGTCGTGCCGGAGGCGTACGCCGAGACGAGCCGGGGCACGCCCGCGGTCGACGTGAGCGCCGGCGTACGCGCCCAACTCGCGCGCTGCGGCGTACGGGTGACCGAGGCGCCGGACGTGTGCACCCGGGAGTCCGCCGACCACTTCTCCTACCGGCGCGAGCACACCACCGGTCGGCTCGCCGGCTACGTCTGGCTGGACGGACCACGGTGA
- the ftsZ gene encoding cell division protein FtsZ, producing MAAPQNYLAVIKVVGIGGGGVNAINRMIEVGLKGVEFIAINTDAQALLMSDADVKLDVGRELTRGLGAGANPDVGRKAAEDHREEIEEVLKGADMVFVTAGEGGGTGTGGAPVVANIARSLGALTIGVVTRPFTFEGRRRANQAEDGIAGLRENVDTLIVIPNDRLLSISDRQVSVLDAFRSADQVLLSGVQGITDLITTPGLINLDFADVKSVMSEAGSALMGIGSARGDDRAVAAAEMAISSPLLEASIDGARGVLLSISGGSDLGLFEINEAAQLVSEAAHPEANIIFGAVIDDALGDEVRVTVIAAGFDGGQPPPKGSRDRVLNPYPARDDATPAAGARIDPPRTAPSFSGIGALPTSSAESEPENTPVGEVPSGPVHPPVVPPARPYQDTAAEELDVPDFLK from the coding sequence GTGGCAGCACCCCAGAACTACCTCGCAGTCATCAAGGTCGTCGGCATCGGCGGCGGTGGTGTCAACGCCATCAACCGGATGATCGAGGTCGGTCTCAAGGGCGTCGAGTTCATCGCGATCAACACCGATGCACAGGCCCTCCTGATGAGCGACGCCGACGTCAAACTCGATGTCGGCCGTGAACTGACCCGTGGCCTCGGCGCGGGCGCCAACCCCGATGTCGGCCGCAAGGCCGCCGAAGACCACCGTGAGGAGATCGAAGAGGTGCTCAAGGGCGCCGACATGGTCTTCGTCACGGCCGGCGAAGGCGGCGGCACCGGCACCGGCGGCGCCCCCGTGGTCGCCAACATCGCCCGCTCACTGGGTGCGCTGACCATCGGAGTGGTCACCCGCCCCTTCACCTTCGAGGGCCGTCGCCGCGCCAACCAGGCCGAGGACGGCATCGCCGGACTGAGGGAGAACGTCGACACCCTGATCGTCATCCCCAACGACCGGCTGCTGTCCATCTCGGACCGCCAGGTCAGCGTGCTCGACGCGTTCCGCTCCGCCGACCAGGTGCTGCTCTCCGGCGTGCAGGGCATCACCGACCTGATCACCACCCCCGGTCTGATCAACCTGGACTTCGCCGACGTCAAGTCGGTGATGTCCGAGGCCGGTTCGGCGCTGATGGGGATCGGCTCGGCCCGGGGCGACGACCGGGCGGTGGCCGCGGCCGAGATGGCGATCTCCTCCCCGCTGCTGGAGGCGTCCATCGACGGCGCCCGCGGTGTGCTGCTGTCCATCTCCGGCGGCTCCGACCTCGGCCTGTTCGAGATCAACGAGGCCGCCCAGCTGGTCAGCGAGGCCGCGCACCCCGAGGCCAACATCATCTTCGGCGCGGTCATCGACGACGCGCTCGGCGACGAGGTGCGGGTCACCGTGATCGCGGCCGGCTTCGACGGCGGCCAGCCGCCCCCCAAGGGCTCCCGTGACCGGGTGCTCAACCCCTACCCGGCGCGCGACGACGCCACCCCGGCCGCCGGCGCCCGGATCGACCCGCCCAGGACCGCCCCGTCGTTCAGCGGGATCGGCGCCCTGCCGACCTCGTCGGCCGAGTCCGAGCCGGAGAACACCCCGGTCGGCGAGGTCCCGTCCGGTCCGGTGCACCCGCCCGTGGTGCCGCCGGCCCGCCCCTACCAGGACACGGCCGCCGAGGAACTCGACGTCCCGGACTTCCTGAAGTGA
- a CDS encoding cell division protein FtsQ/DivIB, whose amino-acid sequence MTRAGADTGHGGAAAPAPAGTPERGPRPAGPPAARGGGGPSGRRAVLFALIALTVLVAGGTWAVYGSSWFRAERVAVTGTGELTTDQVERAAAVPLGGPLVSVDTDAVRHRLLTALPRIDRVEVARSWPHTVTVKVTERTPSAVLHSGRRFTEVDRDGVRFATVDRAPAGVPLVQLTPVQSASLRHFGTTRLLRSAITVSADLPAALRGQATAIRVRSYDGITVELTRGRDVVWGSAVDGVQKAAVLTALMKAEPDASHFDVSAPMAPAVSGS is encoded by the coding sequence ATGACCCGAGCCGGAGCAGACACCGGACACGGGGGCGCCGCAGCGCCCGCGCCCGCCGGCACCCCCGAGCGGGGTCCGCGGCCGGCCGGGCCGCCGGCCGCGCGGGGCGGCGGCGGGCCGTCCGGCCGGCGGGCCGTGCTGTTCGCCCTGATCGCGCTCACCGTCCTGGTGGCCGGCGGCACCTGGGCGGTCTACGGTTCGTCGTGGTTCCGGGCCGAGCGGGTGGCGGTCACCGGTACCGGGGAACTGACCACCGATCAGGTCGAGCGGGCCGCCGCCGTGCCGCTCGGCGGGCCGCTGGTCTCGGTCGACACCGACGCCGTACGACACCGGCTGCTCACAGCGCTGCCCCGGATCGACCGGGTCGAGGTGGCGCGCTCCTGGCCGCACACCGTCACGGTGAAGGTGACCGAGCGGACCCCCTCCGCGGTGCTGCACAGCGGCCGCCGGTTCACCGAAGTCGACCGGGACGGCGTGCGTTTCGCCACCGTCGACCGGGCGCCGGCCGGCGTGCCGCTGGTGCAGTTGACGCCGGTGCAGTCCGCCAGCCTCCGCCATTTCGGCACAACACGGCTGCTGCGGTCGGCGATCACCGTCTCCGCCGACCTGCCCGCGGCACTGCGCGGCCAGGCGACCGCCATCCGGGTGCGTTCCTACGACGGCATCACCGTCGAACTCACCCGGGGCCGCGACGTGGTGTGGGGGAGCGCGGTGGACGGCGTACAAAAGGCCGCGGTGCTCACCGCGCTGATGAAGGCCGAGCCGGACGCGTCGCACTTCGACGTCAGTGCTCCCATGGCCCCTGCGGTGTCCGGGAGTTGA
- the murG gene encoding undecaprenyldiphospho-muramoylpentapeptide beta-N-acetylglucosaminyltransferase — MHVVLAGGGTAGHIEPALALADALRRQDPTVGITALGTEKGLETRLVPERGYELALIPAVPLPRRPTPELITVPGRLRGTIKAAEQILERTKADCVVGFGGYVALPGYLAAKRLGVPIVVHEANARPGLANKIGSRYAHAVAVSTPDSKLRDARYIGIPLRRSIAVLDRAAARPEARHAFGLDQNLPTLLVSGGSQGARRLNEVIATVAPRLQQSGVQILHAVGPKNELPRSDNMPGMPPYRPVPYLDRMDLAYAAADMMLCRAGAMTVAELSAVGLPAAYVPLPIGNGEQRLNAQPVVKAGGGLLVDDAELTPDWVLANVLPVLTDPHRLYDMSRAAAEFGRRDADDLLVGMVYEAVAAGRAR, encoded by the coding sequence GTGCATGTCGTACTCGCCGGCGGCGGGACCGCCGGCCACATCGAGCCGGCGCTCGCGCTCGCCGACGCCCTGCGCAGGCAGGACCCGACCGTGGGGATCACCGCACTGGGCACCGAGAAGGGCCTGGAGACCAGGCTGGTGCCCGAGCGCGGCTACGAACTGGCCCTGATCCCCGCCGTGCCGCTGCCCCGAAGGCCCACCCCCGAACTGATCACCGTGCCCGGCCGGCTGCGCGGCACCATCAAGGCCGCCGAGCAGATCCTGGAGCGCACCAAGGCCGACTGCGTGGTCGGCTTCGGCGGCTACGTGGCGCTGCCCGGCTATCTGGCGGCCAAGCGGCTCGGTGTGCCGATCGTGGTGCACGAGGCCAACGCCCGGCCGGGCCTGGCCAACAAGATCGGCTCCCGGTACGCCCACGCGGTCGCCGTCTCCACCCCGGACAGCAAGCTGCGCGACGCCCGGTACATCGGCATCCCGCTGCGCCGCAGCATCGCCGTCCTGGACCGGGCCGCGGCCCGCCCCGAGGCCCGGCACGCCTTCGGCCTGGACCAGAACCTGCCCACCCTGCTGGTCTCCGGCGGCTCCCAGGGCGCCCGGCGGCTCAACGAGGTGATCGCCACGGTCGCGCCCCGGCTCCAGCAGTCCGGCGTGCAGATCCTGCACGCGGTCGGCCCCAAGAACGAACTGCCTCGGTCCGACAATATGCCTGGCATGCCGCCGTACCGCCCGGTGCCGTACCTGGACCGGATGGATCTGGCCTACGCCGCGGCCGACATGATGCTGTGCCGGGCCGGCGCGATGACCGTCGCCGAACTGTCCGCGGTCGGCCTGCCCGCCGCGTACGTACCGCTGCCGATCGGCAACGGCGAACAGCGGCTCAACGCGCAGCCGGTGGTCAAGGCCGGCGGCGGCCTGCTGGTGGACGACGCGGAGCTGACCCCGGACTGGGTGCTCGCCAACGTCCTGCCGGTGCTCACCGATCCGCACCGGCTCTACGACATGTCCCGCGCCGCCGCCGAGTTCGGCCGCCGTGACGCGGACGACCTGCTGGTCGGCATGGTGTACGAGGCGGTGGCCGCCGGCCGGGCACGATAG
- the ftsW gene encoding putative lipid II flippase FtsW: MSADRPTAHGGDRRAAGRRPEPPPAGRRAAAPAGPPHAAGPRAGNPAGGRPVAAEGAAGPRRTAGPRARAAAPRPRPGRPAPRPPRPAPRGTGPSALRGAARLPARIREAWDRPLTAYYVILGAGSLITVLGLVMVYSASQIIALQYGLPSTYYFRKQLLAVAIGSVLLWSAVRLSVRLHRALAYPLLLGSVFLMSLVQVPGIGQTVNGNTNWLSVGGPFQLQPSEFGKLALVMWGADLLARKNAKNLLAQWKHLLVPLVPVAVLLLGLIMLGGDMGTTVILTAVLFGLLWLAGAPTRLFTGVLAAATALGALAVATSANRMGRLHCIGASSPGPNDQCWQAVHGIYALASGGWFGSGLGASVEKWGELPEPHTDFIFAVTGEELGLAGTLSVLALFAALGYAGIRVAGRTEDPFVRFAAGGVTTWITVQAVINIGAVLGLLPIAGVPLPLFSYGGSALLPTMFAVGLLICFARNEPAARAALAVRSRNNPLTRAVRRTMRRRARRRPSGER, from the coding sequence ATGAGCGCGGATCGTCCGACCGCCCACGGCGGTGACCGGCGGGCGGCCGGCCGGCGGCCCGAGCCGCCCCCGGCCGGCCGCCGCGCGGCGGCCCCCGCCGGGCCGCCGCACGCCGCCGGCCCCCGGGCCGGGAACCCGGCGGGCGGCCGCCCGGTCGCCGCCGAGGGCGCGGCGGGTCCGCGCCGCACCGCCGGCCCGCGGGCCCGGGCCGCGGCGCCCCGGCCGCGTCCGGGCCGGCCGGCCCCCCGGCCGCCCCGCCCCGCCCCGCGCGGCACCGGGCCCAGCGCGCTGCGCGGCGCCGCCCGGCTGCCCGCGCGGATCCGGGAGGCGTGGGACCGGCCGCTGACCGCGTACTACGTCATCCTGGGGGCCGGGTCGCTGATCACCGTGCTCGGGCTGGTGATGGTCTACTCGGCCTCGCAGATCATCGCGTTGCAGTACGGGCTGCCGTCCACCTACTACTTCCGCAAGCAGCTGCTCGCGGTCGCCATAGGGTCGGTGCTGCTGTGGTCCGCCGTCCGGCTGTCGGTCCGGCTGCACCGGGCGCTGGCGTACCCGCTGCTGCTCGGCTCGGTGTTCCTGATGTCCCTGGTGCAGGTGCCGGGGATAGGGCAGACGGTCAACGGCAACACCAACTGGCTGTCCGTCGGCGGCCCCTTCCAGCTCCAGCCCAGCGAGTTCGGCAAGCTCGCGCTGGTGATGTGGGGCGCGGACCTGCTGGCCCGCAAGAACGCCAAAAACCTGCTGGCCCAGTGGAAGCACCTGCTGGTCCCGCTGGTGCCGGTCGCCGTGCTGCTGCTCGGCCTCATCATGCTCGGCGGCGACATGGGCACCACGGTGATCCTGACCGCCGTCCTCTTCGGCCTGCTCTGGCTGGCCGGTGCCCCGACCCGGCTGTTCACCGGCGTGCTGGCCGCCGCGACCGCGCTGGGCGCCCTGGCGGTGGCCACCAGCGCCAACCGGATGGGCCGGCTGCACTGCATCGGGGCCAGCTCCCCGGGCCCTAACGACCAGTGCTGGCAGGCCGTGCACGGCATCTACGCGCTCGCGTCCGGCGGCTGGTTCGGCTCCGGGCTCGGCGCGAGTGTGGAGAAATGGGGCGAACTCCCGGAGCCGCACACCGACTTCATCTTCGCCGTGACCGGGGAGGAGCTGGGCCTGGCGGGCACATTGTCGGTGCTCGCCCTCTTCGCGGCACTAGGCTACGCGGGTATCCGTGTGGCGGGTCGTACGGAGGATCCCTTCGTCAGGTTCGCAGCGGGTGGCGTGACCACCTGGATCACCGTTCAGGCCGTGATCAACATCGGTGCGGTGCTCGGCCTGCTGCCGATCGCCGGCGTCCCGCTCCCGCTGTTCTCCTACGGGGGGTCGGCCCTGCTGCCGACCATGTTCGCGGTCGGGCTGCTGATCTGCTTCGCCAGGAACGAGCCCGCGGCGCGGGCGGCGCTGGCCGTGCGGAGCCGCAACAACCCGTTGACCAGGGCAGTGAGAAGGACGATGCGACGGCGCGCCAGAAGGCGGCCGTCCGGAGAGCGGTGA
- the murD gene encoding UDP-N-acetylmuramoyl-L-alanine--D-glutamate ligase, producing MTAAAGLRGAAVTVAGLGVSGVPAARALHALGARVTVVNGAADDRARSEAAELEALGVAVRLGDGATLPGGTDLVVTSPGWRPDSPLFAAAAERGVEVWGDVELAWRLRGPGAAPWLAVTGTNGKTTTTRMLAAILTAAGLRTAAVGNIGVSLLDAVLGEQEYDVLAVELSSYQLHWAPGIRPHSAAVLNLAPDHLDWHGSMAGYAADKGRIYRGNQVACVYNTADPETERLVREADVEEGCRAVGFTLGAPRPSELGLVDGLLVDRAFVADRQGTAQELAETGDVRPSAPHNIANALAAAALARAFGVEPAAVREGLRAFRPDAHRIAEVATVDGVTWVDDSKATNTHAAQASLAAYDPVVWLAGGLAKGAAFDELTARAADRLRAVVLFGADRALIREALARHAPQVPVVELERTDTGAMSDAVAAARELARPGDTVLLAPACASMDMFANYNQRGDLFAAAVRALPGTTAQAH from the coding sequence GTGACGGCCGCCGCCGGGCTCAGGGGTGCCGCGGTCACCGTCGCCGGCCTCGGGGTGTCCGGGGTGCCGGCCGCCAGGGCGCTGCACGCGCTGGGCGCCCGTGTCACCGTCGTCAACGGCGCCGCGGACGACAGGGCGCGGTCCGAGGCGGCCGAGCTGGAGGCACTCGGCGTCGCGGTACGGCTCGGCGACGGCGCCACCCTGCCCGGCGGTACGGACCTGGTCGTCACCAGCCCCGGCTGGCGGCCGGACAGCCCGCTGTTCGCCGCCGCCGCCGAACGCGGCGTCGAGGTCTGGGGCGACGTCGAACTCGCCTGGCGGCTGCGCGGCCCCGGCGCCGCGCCCTGGCTCGCGGTCACCGGCACCAACGGCAAGACCACCACCACCCGGATGCTCGCCGCCATCCTCACCGCGGCGGGCCTGCGCACCGCGGCCGTCGGCAACATCGGCGTCTCGCTGCTGGACGCGGTGCTCGGCGAGCAGGAGTACGACGTGCTCGCCGTCGAGCTCTCCAGCTACCAGCTGCACTGGGCGCCCGGGATCAGGCCGCACTCCGCCGCCGTGCTCAACCTCGCGCCCGACCACCTGGACTGGCACGGCTCGATGGCCGGCTACGCGGCCGACAAGGGCCGTATCTACCGGGGCAACCAGGTCGCGTGCGTCTACAACACCGCCGACCCGGAGACCGAGCGGCTGGTCCGCGAGGCCGACGTGGAGGAGGGCTGCCGGGCCGTCGGCTTCACCCTGGGCGCCCCGCGCCCCTCGGAACTGGGCCTGGTGGACGGACTGCTGGTGGACCGCGCGTTCGTCGCCGACCGGCAGGGCACCGCCCAGGAGTTGGCGGAGACCGGCGACGTACGGCCGTCCGCGCCGCACAACATCGCCAACGCGCTGGCGGCGGCGGCGCTGGCCCGCGCCTTCGGGGTGGAGCCGGCCGCGGTCCGCGAGGGGCTGCGGGCGTTCCGACCGGACGCCCACCGGATCGCCGAGGTGGCCACCGTCGACGGCGTGACCTGGGTGGACGACTCCAAGGCCACCAACACCCACGCGGCGCAGGCGTCGCTGGCGGCCTACGACCCGGTCGTGTGGCTGGCCGGCGGCCTCGCCAAGGGCGCCGCGTTCGACGAACTCACCGCCCGCGCCGCCGACCGGCTGCGCGCGGTGGTGCTGTTCGGCGCCGACCGCGCGCTGATCCGCGAAGCCCTGGCGCGACACGCCCCGCAGGTGCCGGTGGTCGAGCTGGAACGGACCGACACTGGGGCGATGTCCGACGCCGTCGCCGCGGCCCGGGAACTGGCCCGGCCCGGCGACACGGTGCTGCTGGCCCCGGCCTGCGCCTCGATGGACATGTTCGCGAACTACAACCAGCGCGGGGACCTGTTCGCCGCGGCGGTCCGTGCCCTGCCGGGCACCACGGCCCAGGCCCACTAG
- the mraY gene encoding phospho-N-acetylmuramoyl-pentapeptide-transferase, producing MKQILVSGVLGLFLSLVGTPLLIRLLARKGYGQMIRDDGPKAHHSKRGTPTMGGIAFILATLIAYAATKLITGDKPTMSGVLVLFLTAGLGLVGFLDDYIKIVKQRSLGLRAKAKMAGQLIVGIAFAVLALNFHDSRGQTPASTKLSFTTDFGWSIGPVIFVIWALFMILAMSNGVNLTDGLDGLATGASTMVFAAYTVIGVWQYGQWCGAPVSANGACYEVRDPLDLAVVSAALMGACFGFLWWNTSPAKIFMGDTGSLALGGALAGLAICSRTEMLLAILGGLFVLITMSVIIQVGSFRLTGKRVFRMAPLQHHFELKGWSEVLVVVRFWIIQGMCMAVGLGIFYAGWVAAS from the coding sequence ATGAAGCAGATCCTCGTCTCCGGGGTACTCGGGCTCTTCCTGTCGCTGGTCGGCACTCCGCTGCTGATCCGGCTGCTGGCCCGCAAGGGCTACGGGCAGATGATCCGGGACGATGGCCCGAAGGCCCACCACAGCAAGCGCGGCACCCCCACCATGGGTGGTATCGCCTTCATCCTGGCCACCCTGATCGCCTACGCGGCGACCAAGCTGATCACCGGCGACAAGCCCACCATGTCCGGTGTGCTGGTGCTGTTCCTGACCGCGGGGCTCGGCCTGGTGGGCTTCCTGGACGACTACATCAAGATCGTCAAGCAGCGCAGCCTCGGCCTGCGGGCCAAGGCCAAGATGGCCGGCCAGCTCATTGTCGGCATCGCCTTCGCGGTGCTGGCGCTGAACTTCCACGACTCCCGCGGCCAGACCCCGGCGTCCACCAAGCTCTCCTTCACCACCGACTTCGGCTGGTCCATCGGCCCGGTGATCTTCGTGATCTGGGCGCTGTTCATGATCCTGGCGATGTCCAACGGCGTGAACCTCACCGACGGCCTGGACGGCCTGGCCACCGGCGCCTCCACGATGGTCTTCGCCGCGTACACGGTCATCGGCGTATGGCAGTACGGGCAGTGGTGCGGCGCCCCGGTCAGCGCCAACGGCGCCTGCTACGAGGTGCGCGACCCGCTCGACCTGGCGGTGGTCTCCGCCGCGCTGATGGGCGCCTGCTTCGGCTTCCTGTGGTGGAACACCTCGCCGGCCAAGATCTTCATGGGCGACACCGGGTCGCTGGCGCTGGGCGGCGCGCTGGCGGGCCTGGCGATCTGCTCGCGCACCGAGATGCTGCTGGCGATCCTCGGCGGCCTGTTCGTCCTCATCACCATGTCCGTGATCATCCAGGTGGGCTCCTTCCGGCTCACCGGCAAGCGGGTCTTCCGGATGGCGCCACTCCAGCACCACTTCGAGCTCAAGGGCTGGAGCGAGGTTCTGGTCGTGGTCCGGTTCTGGATCATCCAGGGCATGTGCATGGCCGTCGGGCTCGGCATCTTCTACGCCGGCTGGGTGGCCGCCTCGTGA